A region from the Canis lupus familiaris isolate Mischka breed German Shepherd chromosome 3, alternate assembly UU_Cfam_GSD_1.0, whole genome shotgun sequence genome encodes:
- the PLIN1 gene encoding perilipin-1 isoform X1, whose protein sequence is MAVNKGPTLPDGDLPEQENVLQRVLQLPVVSGTCECFQKTYTSTKEAYPLVASVCNAYEKGVQGASSLAAWSMEPVVRRLSTQFTAANELACRGLDHLEEKIPALQYPPEKIASELKDTISTRLRSARNSISVPIASTSDKVLGAALASCELAWGVAKDTAEYAANTRAGRLASGGADLALGGVEKVVEFLLPSAKEDSAPAPGHQQTQKPPKAKPSLVHRVGALANILSRHTFQTTARALKQGQALAMWIPGVAPLSSLAQWGASVAMQVVPRRQSEVRVPWLHNLTASQEEDHNDQTDTEGEETEEEESDTEENKLSEVAALPSPQGLLGSVAHTLQKAVQSTISAVTWAPAAVLGSAARMLHLAPARAVSSTKGRAMSLSDALKGVTDNVVDTVVHYVPLPRLSLMEPESEFRDIEEAGRREAERRASGAPEPTPRPPQPRGGPRPARGPGAPPGPGPEDRLDAPAAPRPAFPAAAREKPTRRVSDSFFRPSVMEPILGRAQYSQLRKKS, encoded by the exons ATGGCAGTCAACAAGGGCCCCACCTTGCCGGATGGAGACCTCCCT GAGCAGGAAAACGTGTTGCAGCGGGTCCTGCAGCTGCCAGTGGTGAGCGGCACCTGTGAGTGCTTCCAGAAGACCTACACCAGCACCAAGGAAGCCTACCCACTAGTGGCCTCTGTATGCAATGCCTACGAGAAGGGCGTGCAGGGTGCCAGCAGCCTGGCAGCCTGGAGCATGGAGCCGGTGGTCCGCAGGCTGTCCACCCAGT TCACAGCTGCCAATGAGCTGGCCTGCCGCGGCCTAGACCACCTGGAGGAAAAGATCCCAGCCCTCCAGTACCCTCCTGAGAAG atTGCCTCTGAGCTGAAGGACACCATCTCTACTCGCCTTCGCAGTGCCAGGAATAGCATCAGTGTGCCCATCGCCAGCACTTCGGACAAGGTCCTAGGGGCCGCTCTGGCCAGCTGTGAGCTCGCCTGGGGGGTAGCCAAAGACACTGCTGAGTATGCTGCCAACACCCGGGCGGGCCGGCTGGCCTCTGGAGGGGCCGACTTGGCCCTGGGTGGTGTTGAGAAGGTGGTAGAGTTCCTCCTCCCTTCAGCCAAGGAAGACTCAG CCCCTGCTCCAGGACACCAGCAGACCCAGAAGCCCCCCAAAGCCAAGCCGAGCCTTGTGCACAGGGTTGGGGCCCTGGCCAACATCCTCTCTCGACACACCTTCCAGACCACAGCCCGGGCACTGAAGCAGGGCCAGGCCCTGGCCATGTGGATCCCAGGCGTGGCACCCCTG agcAGTCTGGCCCAGTGGGGCGCATCGGTAGCCATGCAGGTGGTGCCCCGGCGGCAGAGTGAGGTGCGGGTGCCCTGGCTGCACAACCTCACTGCCTCCCAGGAGGAGGATCACAATGACCAGACGGACACcgagggagaggagacagaggaggaggaatcAGACACCGAGGAGAACAAGCTCAGTGAG GtagcagccctgcccagcccacaAGGCCTCCTGGGCAGTGTGGCCCACACGCTGCAGAAGGCCGTCCAGAGCACCATCTCAGCCGTGACATGGGCACCTGCGGCCGTGCTGGGCTCAGCAGCGAGGATGCTACACCTCGCCCCAGCCCGTGCTGTCTCCTCCACCAAAGGGAGGGCCATGTCCCTGTCAGACGCCCTGAAGGGCGTCACTGACAACGTGGTGGACACAGTCGTGCACTATGTCCCG CTCCCCAGGCTGTCGCTGATGGAGCCCGAGAGCGAATTCCGGGACATCGAGGAGGCCGGGCGCCGGGAGGCGGAGCGCAGGGCGTCTGGGGCGCCGGAGCCCACGccgcgccccccgcagccccgcggcggcccgcggcccgcgcgcggccccggggcgccccccggCCCGGGACCCGAGGACAGGCTGGacgcgcccgccgcgccgcgccccgccttCCCGGCGGCGGCCCGCGAGAAGCCCACGCGCAGGGTCAGCGACAGCTTCTTCCGGCCGAGCGTCATGGAGCCCATCCTGGGCCGCGCGCAGTACAGCCAGCTGCGCAAGAAGAGCtga